In Myxococcales bacterium, the following proteins share a genomic window:
- a CDS encoding AAA family ATPase, whose product MAADLSSRLGRVAETLDAQFLGKSEVIRLLLIAVVAREHAVLIGPPGTAKSALIRSLAELIQARYFEYLLTRFTEPNEIFGPVDIAAFRDGQYRRKTDGMLPESEIVFLDEVFKANSAILNSLLSLLNERRYTSGGQVLECPLISAFGASNEVPSDESLSAMFDRFLLRIRSDNLDAYHFNELLQLGVRHEVQKLRREKAQPLLSAADIHNMTEDLARRLKFSDAFLSSYKGLIFQIRAEGVTISDRRVVKMLKLFAASAYIDGRSEADTSDLFVLKHIWNAEDQGPILEQIVQPVLEAFYRDHPDRRRVGALGVGVEALSAEIERIRQVLTGAAPPSDLQLFSQLKALGEIKTALSQIPDQQARALEQRVRQLLDAALKSGRFAEL is encoded by the coding sequence ATGGCCGCCGATCTGTCGTCTCGCCTCGGGCGAGTAGCGGAGACCCTCGACGCGCAGTTCCTGGGCAAGAGCGAGGTCATCCGACTGCTCCTGATCGCCGTCGTCGCGCGCGAGCACGCGGTCCTGATCGGGCCGCCCGGCACGGCGAAGAGCGCCCTCATCCGCAGCCTGGCCGAGCTGATTCAAGCGCGTTACTTCGAGTACCTGCTGACCCGCTTCACGGAGCCGAACGAGATCTTCGGGCCGGTCGACATCGCGGCGTTCCGGGACGGGCAGTACCGCCGCAAGACCGACGGCATGCTGCCGGAGAGCGAGATCGTCTTTTTGGACGAGGTGTTCAAGGCCAACAGCGCCATCCTGAACTCCCTCCTCAGCCTGCTCAACGAGCGCCGCTACACCTCGGGCGGGCAGGTGCTCGAGTGCCCGCTGATCAGCGCCTTCGGGGCCAGTAACGAGGTGCCCAGCGACGAGTCGCTGTCCGCGATGTTCGATCGTTTCCTGTTGCGCATTCGCTCGGACAACCTCGACGCTTACCACTTCAACGAGCTGCTCCAGCTCGGGGTGCGCCACGAGGTGCAGAAGCTACGGCGCGAGAAGGCGCAGCCGCTGCTCAGCGCCGCGGACATTCACAACATGACCGAGGATCTGGCGCGTCGGCTCAAGTTCTCGGACGCGTTTTTGTCCAGCTACAAGGGGCTGATCTTCCAGATCCGCGCCGAGGGCGTGACGATCAGCGATCGGCGCGTGGTCAAGATGCTCAAGCTGTTTGCGGCCAGTGCCTACATCGACGGGCGCAGCGAGGCAGACACCAGCGACCTGTTCGTGCTCAAACACATCTGGAACGCGGAGGACCAGGGCCCGATCCTCGAGCAGATCGTGCAGCCGGTGCTGGAGGCCTTTTATCGCGACCACCCGGATCGGCGCCGGGTGGGGGCGCTGGGTGTCGGCGTGGAGGCTCTGTCCGCCGAGATCGAGCGCATCCGCCAGGTCCTGACCGGGGCCGCTCCGCCCAGCGATCTGCAGCTCTTCAGTCAGCTAAAGGCCCTCGGTGAGATCAAGACGGCGCTCTCCCAGATCCCGGACCAGCAGGCCCGCGCGCTCGAACAGCGCGTGAGACAGCTGCTCGACGCGGCGCTCAAGAGCGGGAGATTCGCCGAGCTGTGA